One genomic window of Cupriavidus malaysiensis includes the following:
- a CDS encoding nucleotidyltransferase family protein: MKPAIILAGGLGTRLRPVVGDLPKPMADVAGKPFLWWLLKQLENQGLRDVYLSVGYRHEQVRAGMGERFGEMRLHYIIEDEPLGTGGAIRKAISGIPGEDVLVFNGDTLAVVDLAAFVADAEARGTDVALAAASVPDATRYGTVEIDEDRRIRAFIEKGREGPGLINAGVYHLRKAALADRADLPQRFSFEQDFLGRFIDEIYLGAFPGVRDFIDIGVPDDYAAAQTKVPALIAEM; this comes from the coding sequence ATGAAGCCTGCCATCATCCTTGCCGGTGGACTCGGCACCCGTCTGCGTCCCGTGGTGGGCGACCTGCCCAAGCCGATGGCCGATGTCGCCGGCAAGCCGTTCCTGTGGTGGCTGCTGAAGCAACTCGAAAACCAGGGGCTGCGCGACGTCTATCTCTCCGTCGGATACCGGCACGAGCAGGTTCGCGCAGGCATGGGTGAGCGCTTCGGCGAAATGCGGCTGCACTACATCATCGAGGACGAACCGCTCGGCACGGGAGGGGCGATCCGGAAGGCGATTTCCGGCATTCCCGGTGAGGACGTGCTGGTGTTCAATGGCGACACGCTGGCGGTCGTCGACCTGGCCGCCTTCGTCGCGGACGCGGAAGCGAGGGGGACGGATGTCGCACTGGCAGCAGCCAGCGTGCCGGATGCTACCCGCTACGGCACCGTGGAAATTGACGAGGACAGGCGCATTCGCGCCTTCATCGAGAAAGGCCGCGAGGGCCCGGGTCTGATCAACGCGGGCGTCTACCACCTGCGCAAGGCAGCCTTGGCCGATCGGGCCGACCTGCCGCAGCGCTTCTCGTTCGAGCAGGATTTCCTCGGCCGCTTCATCGATGAGATATACCTCGGTGCCTTCCCCGGTGTCAGGGATTTCATCGATATTGGCGTACCCGATGACTATGCGGCGGCTCAGACCAAGGTGCCTGCGCTGATTGCGGAGATGTGA